One window of Thermocoleostomius sinensis A174 genomic DNA carries:
- the cas4 gene encoding CRISPR-associated protein Cas4 has protein sequence MDDYIPIAALNQYAYCPHRCWRMFCLGGFIDNQYTIEGTSLHDRVHTVGENQREEIWQIRAIWLKSDQYHLIGKADLIESGNGRWYPVEYKRGHVGEFENDALQVCAQALCLEAMTGKPVTLGYLYYAQSHQRQPVEISTELRQKTIAIIEKVRHLLETGDMPPAIYSSRCQGCSLYEQCLPKAADKVKRYREA, from the coding sequence ATGGATGATTATATTCCGATCGCAGCGCTCAACCAGTATGCCTATTGCCCCCATCGGTGCTGGCGCATGTTTTGTTTGGGCGGATTTATCGACAATCAGTACACGATTGAAGGAACGAGTTTGCACGATCGCGTTCATACAGTCGGAGAAAACCAACGGGAAGAAATCTGGCAAATTCGAGCTATATGGCTAAAGTCAGATCAATATCATTTGATTGGGAAAGCAGATTTAATTGAATCGGGTAATGGGCGCTGGTATCCTGTGGAATATAAGCGGGGACATGTTGGTGAATTTGAAAATGATGCCTTACAGGTTTGTGCTCAGGCACTATGTCTAGAAGCGATGACTGGAAAACCCGTAACTCTTGGCTATCTATACTATGCTCAATCGCACCAGCGCCAACCCGTCGAAATTTCAACCGAGTTGCGGCAGAAGACAATCGCCATCATTGAGAAAGTTCGCCATCTCCTTGAGACTGGCGACATGCCACCAGCTATCTATTCTTCGCGCTGTCAGGGATGCAGCCTTTATGAGCAATGTTTACCTAAGGCGGCAGACAAGGTAAAACGATATCGAGAAGCGTAG
- the hemE gene encoding uroporphyrinogen decarboxylase, whose translation MIGSNQVPYLLRAARGEKLNRPPVWMMRQAGRYMKAYRELREKYPSFRERSEIPEVAVEVSLQPWRAFQPDGVILFSDIVTPLPGMGIEMDIAEGQGPIIHQPIRTWNDLNQLRPLEPAESLPFIQTILQTLRQEVGNESTVLGFVGAPWTLAAYAVEGKGSKTYSIIKNMAFSEPSMLHRFLEFLADSIATYVRYQIDAGAQVVQMFDSWAGQLSPQDYEVFALPYQQRVIRQVKQTHPDTPLILLVSGSAGLLERMGHSGADIISLDWTVDMAEARQRLGWDVKVQGNLDPGVLFGSKEFIRDRILDTIRKAGNQGHILNLGHGILPNTPEENAAFFFETAKQVDQLLAVHA comes from the coding sequence ATGATTGGATCAAACCAAGTTCCCTATCTACTTCGGGCTGCCCGTGGAGAAAAACTGAACCGTCCGCCTGTTTGGATGATGCGGCAGGCTGGGCGTTACATGAAAGCTTATCGGGAACTGCGAGAAAAATATCCGTCATTTCGCGAGCGATCGGAAATTCCCGAAGTCGCCGTCGAGGTTTCGCTGCAACCTTGGCGCGCCTTTCAACCCGATGGCGTGATTTTGTTCTCCGACATTGTCACTCCCTTACCGGGCATGGGCATTGAGATGGACATTGCTGAAGGACAAGGCCCCATTATTCACCAGCCCATTCGCACATGGAATGATCTCAATCAGTTACGCCCGCTGGAACCGGCCGAATCACTGCCGTTTATCCAAACCATTCTGCAAACCCTGCGGCAAGAAGTAGGCAATGAATCGACCGTATTGGGCTTTGTGGGTGCACCGTGGACGCTAGCAGCCTACGCCGTCGAAGGCAAAGGCTCTAAAACCTACTCCATCATCAAAAACATGGCCTTTTCCGAGCCGTCGATGTTGCATCGATTCCTAGAGTTTCTGGCCGACTCGATCGCGACCTATGTCCGCTACCAAATCGATGCCGGAGCACAAGTCGTGCAAATGTTTGACTCGTGGGCCGGGCAACTAAGTCCACAGGATTATGAAGTCTTCGCCTTACCCTACCAGCAGCGTGTCATTCGCCAAGTTAAGCAAACCCACCCCGATACCCCGCTAATTCTGCTAGTCAGCGGCAGTGCGGGTCTATTGGAACGCATGGGCCACTCCGGAGCCGATATCATCAGCCTAGATTGGACCGTGGACATGGCCGAAGCTCGGCAACGCTTAGGGTGGGATGTCAAAGTGCAGGGCAACCTCGATCCGGGTGTTTTGTTTGGCTCAAAAGAGTTCATCCGCGATCGCATTCTCGATACCATTCGCAAAGCTGGTAACCAGGGACATATCCTCAATTTGGGGCACGGCATTCTGCCCAATACCCCCGAAGAAAACGCCGCTTTCTTCTTTGAAACCGCAAAGCAAGTCGATCAATTGTTGGCCGTTCATGCGTAA
- the cas1d gene encoding type I-D CRISPR-associated endonuclease Cas1d, with the protein MGTLYITQDDSYLGKTDERLTVRANKQTLLDVPLIKVDGVVVFGRSTVSPAVVIELLERNIALSFLTHTGRYLGRLEPELTKNIFVRAAQWKAIAPSEPALHLVRGFIRGKLKNYRNALLRGLREFPELSLQPALTRLEQAIAPIDTTHTIDSLRGLEGSGSAAYFGSFDALIRAEGFQFTHRNRRPPTDPVNALLSLGYALLRHDVQSAVNLVGFDPYLGYLHTQRYGRPSLALDLMEEFRPIVVDAVVLSAINRRVLSPENFETEPLSHAVSLTLEGLRSFLRLYEQKKQSKFKHPVLQTQCTYQEAFEIQARLLAKYLMGETEKYPPLVLK; encoded by the coding sequence ATGGGAACTCTTTATATCACACAAGATGATAGCTATCTTGGTAAAACAGATGAACGCTTGACGGTGCGCGCAAATAAACAAACGCTGCTCGATGTACCGTTGATTAAAGTTGATGGTGTGGTGGTGTTTGGGCGATCGACGGTTTCCCCCGCTGTCGTCATTGAGTTGCTAGAACGCAATATTGCGCTGAGTTTTCTGACTCACACAGGGCGCTATTTGGGACGACTAGAACCAGAGTTAACGAAGAATATTTTTGTGCGAGCGGCCCAGTGGAAGGCGATCGCCCCTTCCGAACCTGCCCTGCATTTAGTCCGAGGATTTATTCGAGGAAAGCTGAAGAACTATCGCAATGCACTGCTGCGAGGACTACGAGAATTTCCTGAGCTTTCATTACAGCCAGCCCTGACTCGGTTGGAACAAGCAATCGCTCCTATTGACACCACTCACACGATCGATTCGTTACGCGGATTGGAGGGAAGCGGCAGTGCTGCCTATTTCGGTAGTTTTGATGCCCTAATTCGTGCTGAAGGGTTTCAGTTTACCCATCGCAATCGTCGTCCTCCTACTGATCCGGTCAATGCATTGCTCAGTTTAGGCTATGCGCTGTTGCGGCATGATGTGCAAAGTGCGGTGAATTTGGTAGGCTTTGATCCATATTTGGGCTATCTGCATACACAACGGTATGGACGCCCTTCTCTAGCGTTGGATTTGATGGAGGAGTTTCGCCCGATCGTGGTTGATGCGGTGGTGCTTAGCGCCATTAACCGTCGAGTGCTTTCTCCTGAAAATTTTGAGACAGAACCGTTAAGTCATGCGGTTTCACTGACCTTGGAAGGGTTGCGATCGTTTTTGCGGCTATATGAACAGAAGAAACAATCGAAGTTTAAACACCCTGTTTTACAAACTCAATGTACTTATCAGGAGGCGTTTGAAATACAAGCGCGGTTACTTGCGAAGTACTTGATGGGTGAAACTGAAAAGTATCCGCCGTTGGTGTTGAAGTAG
- a CDS encoding ABC transporter substrate-binding protein, producing MKRRSLLKFSSYLGATVLLTRLGQTKPALAQSAEPDVLTMQLDWVFNVQFAGLLLAEQLGLYQDKGVNVVIKPWESGMIVPEEVVKNPLTIGCAEQNLILDAQAQGAPIKAIATMFQASPYALMMMPDSGLTTLADLAGKTVGVHVDGLKVMELVKGVNNLPTIEVVEVPYENKLDRLIQGEVAALQCYAVDEPIGFAQQVGEAPLLLPMDQYGYNAYAQTFFTTTTVLEQQPDQVSAFLEASFEGWKRALADISGTAQMVAEIYAEPDSKYTDVDYQTQSLALVGEYVMRGISEAELGVISAAQWQETAELMADYGIITAAPSVEASLDLSVWPGTL from the coding sequence ATGAAACGTCGATCGCTTTTAAAGTTTTCTAGCTATTTGGGTGCCACTGTGTTACTGACTCGCTTAGGGCAAACCAAGCCTGCATTGGCGCAATCTGCCGAACCGGATGTCCTAACGATGCAATTGGATTGGGTGTTTAATGTGCAGTTTGCCGGGTTGCTGTTGGCCGAGCAGTTGGGGCTATATCAAGACAAGGGTGTGAATGTGGTGATCAAACCGTGGGAGTCTGGCATGATTGTGCCAGAAGAGGTAGTCAAAAATCCGCTGACAATTGGCTGTGCCGAGCAAAATTTGATTCTGGATGCCCAAGCACAGGGGGCACCGATTAAGGCGATCGCTACGATGTTTCAAGCGTCTCCTTATGCGCTGATGATGATGCCGGATAGTGGCTTGACTACGCTGGCCGATTTGGCGGGTAAAACGGTGGGGGTGCATGTTGATGGGCTGAAGGTGATGGAGTTGGTGAAGGGGGTCAATAATTTGCCCACCATTGAGGTGGTGGAAGTGCCCTACGAAAACAAACTCGATCGCTTAATTCAGGGAGAGGTGGCAGCGCTACAATGCTATGCCGTAGATGAGCCGATCGGCTTTGCGCAACAAGTGGGAGAAGCTCCGTTGCTGTTGCCGATGGATCAGTATGGCTACAATGCTTATGCTCAAACTTTCTTCACCACTACCACGGTTTTAGAACAACAGCCAGACCAAGTTAGCGCGTTTCTGGAGGCTAGTTTTGAGGGCTGGAAACGAGCATTAGCAGATATTTCCGGAACGGCGCAAATGGTTGCGGAAATCTATGCCGAACCGGATAGCAAATACACTGATGTCGATTATCAAACTCAGTCGTTGGCATTGGTGGGAGAGTATGTCATGCGGGGCATTTCTGAGGCAGAACTGGGTGTGATTTCGGCGGCACAATGGCAGGAAACGGCTGAATTGATGGCTGACTATGGCATTATTACGGCGGCTCCTTCGGTAGAGGCATCGCTAGATTTAAGTGTGTGGCCGGGGACTTTGTAG
- a CDS encoding NAD-dependent epimerase/dehydratase family protein, translated as MPAKRIFITGASGCIGHYIADLLIQRTSHELFFMVRDISKLKFDYNARPGITIIPGDMREIEQVGRLLKTMQVAILAATAWGGEDVFDVNVIKTVRLLNLLDPDVCEQVIYFSTASILDRHNQPLKAAGELGTDYIRSKYTCHLQLSKLAIAPKITTLFPTLVFGGEDNKPYSHLSSGLKDVLKWADLIRFLQTDASFHFLHAHDIAQVVTYFVDHPPDANDPHEFVLGNPVLTVNQAVKEICTYLNKRIYFRIPLSPQLAELLIAVFRIQVADWDRFCMSYRHFSYQNPVSPESFGLITYYPTLRDLLKASGISPYP; from the coding sequence ATGCCTGCGAAACGAATCTTCATCACTGGTGCCAGCGGTTGCATTGGTCATTACATTGCCGATCTTTTGATTCAGCGCACTTCCCATGAATTGTTTTTCATGGTCAGAGATATCAGTAAGCTGAAGTTTGACTATAATGCTCGCCCTGGTATCACAATCATTCCCGGCGACATGCGAGAGATTGAACAAGTGGGTCGGCTGCTGAAGACAATGCAGGTGGCAATCTTGGCAGCCACCGCCTGGGGTGGAGAAGATGTCTTCGATGTGAATGTGATCAAAACCGTACGGTTACTGAACTTGCTTGATCCCGATGTATGCGAGCAGGTAATTTATTTTTCTACGGCCAGCATTCTCGATCGCCACAATCAACCCTTGAAAGCAGCCGGGGAACTGGGCACTGATTACATTCGATCGAAATATACGTGCCATTTGCAGTTGTCAAAGCTGGCGATCGCGCCCAAAATCACGACCCTATTTCCCACGTTGGTTTTTGGCGGCGAAGACAACAAGCCCTACTCTCACCTGTCTTCAGGGTTAAAGGATGTCTTGAAATGGGCTGACCTGATTCGCTTCCTCCAAACCGATGCCAGCTTTCACTTTCTTCACGCCCACGATATTGCCCAAGTGGTGACGTACTTTGTTGATCATCCCCCCGATGCCAACGACCCGCATGAATTTGTCTTAGGGAATCCGGTTCTGACAGTGAATCAAGCCGTCAAAGAAATTTGTACCTATCTCAACAAACGCATCTATTTCCGCATTCCCCTATCGCCACAGCTTGCCGAGTTACTGATTGCAGTCTTTCGGATTCAAGTGGCGGACTGGGATCGATTCTGCATGAGCTATCGTCACTTTAGTTATCAAAACCCGGTTAGTCCTGAGTCATTTGGTTTAATTACCTACTACCCTACCCTGCGCGATCTGCTGAAAGCCAGCGGCATCTCGCCCTATCCTTAA
- the cas2 gene encoding CRISPR-associated endonuclease Cas2 has protein sequence MYLVISYDIPDDKRRSKIHKVLKSYGQWMQLSVFECNLSETQYAKLRSRLSKLIKPEQDSIRFYFLCSCCQGKVERIGGEVLRDETIFFV, from the coding sequence ATGTATCTCGTCATCTCCTACGACATTCCAGACGACAAACGCCGATCGAAGATTCACAAGGTGCTAAAATCCTACGGACAATGGATGCAGTTGAGTGTTTTTGAATGCAACCTCAGCGAAACTCAGTATGCTAAGTTACGATCGCGTCTAAGCAAGTTGATCAAGCCGGAGCAAGACAGCATTCGGTTTTATTTTCTCTGTAGTTGCTGTCAAGGAAAGGTCGAGCGCATTGGCGGAGAGGTTTTACGAGATGAGACCATCTTTTTTGTGTAG